Below is a window of Shewanella khirikhana DNA.
TGAACGACTCCTGCAACTGGGTTTTCGTCGAAGCGGCGATGCCATTTATAAGCCACGCTGCCCAAGTTGCAATGCCTGTATGGCGCTCAGGGTCCCGGTCAATACTTTTGTGCCCTCCAAGCGGCAGAAGCGGACTCTGGCGAAGAATCGCGATTTAACAGTGCACTGGGCTGAGCAAAGCAGCCAGGAACACTATCAGCTGTATGAAAAATACATCAATTTACGCCATTTTGATGGACCCATGTATCCACCGAGTCGCGGCCAATACGATCACTTCGTGTTGTGCGATTGGGCACCGCCGGCTTTTCTGGAACTCAGACTTGATGGCCGCCTTATTGCCGTGGCTGTCACCGATGTGCTGCCCACCAGCCTGTCGGCAATCTACAGCTTTTTCGACCCGGATTTTGACGACCGCTCCCTTGGCAGCCAGCTGATCCTTACTCAATTGACGCAAGCGAAATCCCTCGGCAAGTCATTTGTTTATCTTGGCTATCAAATTGATGAAAATCGGAAAATGCGTTACAAGCGACTCTACCGGCCCTATCAAATCCTCACCGCCGACGGTTGGGAGTTTGATGATGAGGTTCCAGCCTGAAAGACCGAAATTCCATCACCCAGATCCCGGTGTTCCCCTTTACACTCAGGGCAATTTGCGGCATGATACGCCCGTTTTTCATATTTGAAGGCTAATGGGACACTTATTTAATGGCGAAAGAAGACAACATTGAGATGCAGGGCACCATCCTGGAAACTCTGCCTAACACAATGTTTCGCGTAGAGCTCGAGAATGGTCACGTGGTTATCGCCCACATCTCCGGCAAAATGCGCAAAAACTACATCCGTATCCTGACCGGCGACAAGGTTACCGTTCAGTTGACCCCTTATGATCTGACCAAGGGTCGTATCGTCTTCCGCGCCCGTTGACATAAGCTTTCAAATGAGAAAAACCCGGCAATGCCGGGTTTTTTGTTTGGTCTATCAAACCAGGCTGCTGCGCAAGTGATGTTGATGCACATACAAGCTGTGGTTAAAGCTACTTAATGCGCCAAATAAAAGCCCCATTCACTGATGGGGCTTAGGCCTTAGCACTTGTCGCTTAGGTCAAAGCACTCGTGGCTGGAACACTTGACTGAG
It encodes the following:
- a CDS encoding arginyltransferase; this translates as MESSTHVSVGISQLFPCSYLDDQQEQLLIIQEHFLDSLLFERLLQLGFRRSGDAIYKPRCPSCNACMALRVPVNTFVPSKRQKRTLAKNRDLTVHWAEQSSQEHYQLYEKYINLRHFDGPMYPPSRGQYDHFVLCDWAPPAFLELRLDGRLIAVAVTDVLPTSLSAIYSFFDPDFDDRSLGSQLILTQLTQAKSLGKSFVYLGYQIDENRKMRYKRLYRPYQILTADGWEFDDEVPA
- the infA gene encoding translation initiation factor IF-1 produces the protein MAKEDNIEMQGTILETLPNTMFRVELENGHVVIAHISGKMRKNYIRILTGDKVTVQLTPYDLTKGRIVFRAR